In Pyrodictium occultum, the genomic window AGACCACGTCCCCCGCCCGGAGCCTCCGCACCTCCTCCTCGCCGAGCGGGGTCTCCAGCCGGTAGACCCGAGGCACTGCGGCACACCTCACGGGGCAGGGGGGCCTGGCTAGATGTGGCTTGATGTTATCCTCCAGGAGCCGTCCGGCATGAAAACCCCGGAGGCGCGGCGGAGCGCCCAGCAGCTGAGCACGACCCCGACAGCGTAGGTAGCGGGGTGCCGGTGGCCGTACTCCAGGTGGAGGTCCAGCGCCGTCACCCGGCCCCCGAACCCGTGGGCCCCCAGGCCGAGCTCGTTGACCTCCCGGAGCAGCTTCTCCTCTAGCTCAGCCGCCTCGGGGTCGGGGTGCCTCTCCCCGAGCCTCCGGAGGAGCAGGGCGCGCTTGGCGAGCGCGAGCGCCTGGTCGCCCGTAGCGGCTACGCCCACGCCCACCACGAAGGGCGGGCAGGCCCTCGGCCCCGCCCCCGCCACGGTCTCTAGCACCGCCCGGTGCACCGCCCCCACGCCCTCCAGGGGGAGGGCCATATAGAGCCCCGTCGGGGCCTCGCTCCCCCCGCCCTTCGGCGCGTAGACCGCCTCGAGGCTCTCGCCGGGGACAAGCTCCACCTCCACCCACGGCGTATAGCGTCCGGTGTTGTCGCCGCTGTTCCTCCCCCTCAGCGGGTCCACGGCGTTAGGCCTCAGGGGCACCGTCCTCGTGGCCTCCCTCACCGCCTCCCGGGCCACATCGTAGAGCCTGCTCCGCAGCGGGAACCCGTCGCCGACGCGGAGGTAGAAGAACGGGGCCCCGGTGTCCTGGCAGATCGGCCTCCCCAGCCGGGCGGCGAGCCTAGAGTTCTCCAGTATGGCCTCCAGCTGCATCCTCGCCAGCGGGTTATCCTCAGCCTCCAGCGCCCTCTCCAGCGCCTCGTACACGTCGCGGGGGAGCCGGGTGGTAGCCAGGCGGATAAGCTCAACCAGGAACCCGCGGAGCCGGTCCTCAAGCCCCAAGCCCACAGCACCCAGGAGGTTAGCCAGCCAGCGCAGGGTAGTAGTGGCCCCGGGGGGAGGGTTAAGGGAAGGGATGCCGCTGCCCATCCCGGGGCCCCGGGGCTGGACGGGAGGCTCAGCGGGCCCAGGAGGGCACAAGGAATATAACCTAGGACCCAGGGTTCCTCGTGGCCTATTGGAGGCGGGCCCTGGAGGGGTGTATGGGCCCGTAGCTCAGCTAGGATAGAGCGCCGGCCTCCTAAGCCGGTGGTCGGGGGTTCAAATCCCCCCGGGCCCGCCACCCTCAACTCCTCCAACTCCATGCGCTGCGGCAGGCCCCTCCCCCAAGCCGGCTATGGATTGCTGCGCCCATCCCCGCCGGCGGAGGGCATCACCCCCAGTCGATGGCAGAGAGCCGGGCCCTTTTGTGGACAAGGGGTCCGGCACCGTGCGGGGTAGGGTAGGGGCGTGGTAGCCCGGGTTGAGGGTCCTGGCCTCCTCGCGGCTGCCGCGGCCACCCTGCTAGCCATGAGGGGTGGCGGGCGGCCCCGAGCCTCCTCCCGGAGCCTGTAGGCGTAGGCGGGGTAGTCTCCAAGCCCATACCACGAGGTATGCCTCCTTGCTGCCCCGCAGGCCCTGGCGGTGAGCCCGGCGAGCTTCTCCACGTCTACCTCTATCACCAGGCTGCCTCCCTCCAGGGCCCAGCGGCCTGCCTCGATATAGGGGATACCCTTGTAGCGCCAGCCGGGCGGCGTGATGCCGGCGCACGCGCTGCTCCCATGCGGGGTGTAGAGGGGCAGCCCGACATCCCGGTAGGGGTCTATACCGGTCCCGTTGATGCCGAGCCTCACGGCCAGCGTGCCGCCGGCGAGGCTCACGTTCACCCTCGGCGCCCGGATGGGGATCGCTTCGACACGGAGCACGAGCGTGCCGTTCTCGTGGCTGAAGCCTAGCCAGAAGCTTCCCCTGGACAGCACGGAGCGGTTGTAGTACCTCGCGAGCAGGTGCTCGAGACAACCGTGGGCGAGCTGGAGCGCAGCGTGGCGGAGGCCTGGGAGGAGAGCCTCCGCCACTTCCTCCGCCTGCTCCAGTCCAGGGGCGAGGAGGTTAGGGCTGCAGGGCCCTGGTGGCACCGCGGGGTCTAGATAGACGCGGTCGTCGTGACCGAGGAAAAGGTCTACGGGCTCGAGGCCGAGTGGAGCAGGCTAGGCCCCAGGGACCTCGCGGGGACCATGACAAGGCTCGAGGCTAAGCTCGAGCACCTCCCCCTTGCCCGGAGGGGCTACGCCCGGTGCCCGTGGTCTACGCCCGCGAGCTGGCCGGCGAGCCCTGGGAGGGGGGGGCCTACAGCCTCGAGGACGTGGTCAAAGATGTCGGGAGGACACGGGTCCACCGGCTTCCCCCGCCCTAGGCCCGGGGCCCTGGGGCGCCGGCGCCCTAGAGGATCGTGGCCAGCGCTCTCACCGCGAAGGCGGCCGCGGTGGCGAGGGCTAGGTCGTAGCCCAGCGCCGCTAGGGTTAGCCTCCAGCTCCTAGTCTCCCCGTAGATCGTGCCGAGGGTGGCGACGCAGGGTATGTATAGGGTCGTGGCGAGCATGAGCGCCAGCACCTGCCACGGCTGGAGGGCGTAGGCCTTCAGCGTAGCGTACTCGCCCGCGGCC contains:
- a CDS encoding fumarate hydratase produces the protein MGLGLEDRLRGFLVELIRLATTRLPRDVYEALERALEAEDNPLARMQLEAILENSRLAARLGRPICQDTGAPFFYLRVGDGFPLRSRLYDVAREAVREATRTVPLRPNAVDPLRGRNSGDNTGRYTPWVEVELVPGESLEAVYAPKGGGSEAPTGLYMALPLEGVGAVHRAVLETVAGAGPRACPPFVVGVGVAATGDQALALAKRALLLRRLGERHPDPEAAELEEKLLREVNELGLGAHGFGGRVTALDLHLEYGHRHPATYAVGVVLSCWALRRASGVFMPDGSWRITSSHI